One genomic segment of Methanolacinia paynteri includes these proteins:
- a CDS encoding winged helix-turn-helix transcriptional regulator, whose product MRVKKQNRISGVIYAAALLILVSSLISSAGATSMQYSVQNWDEAPPVSEESKAPVPLDLWQVSPLVLAAVTLAMISPVMVLPAEIILGGIGLVALNFRRVEVKTVLDHELRNGIYRHVLDNPGVCFTDIEKGLDVNRGTLDYHLKVLRREHRIAVLTKNGRSFYFENSGRYTREEMEMLAILRNDTEFTICEYLLDSPGASRNEIVSLIKTTCSTVSWHMKRLTDSGLVCSTKDGRIVSYHLSGPAKRIVEDISGSRCV is encoded by the coding sequence ATGAGAGTAAAAAAGCAGAACCGGATATCAGGAGTCATCTATGCAGCGGCACTGCTCATACTGGTTTCATCCCTGATTTCATCCGCAGGAGCGACATCCATGCAGTATTCCGTCCAGAACTGGGATGAAGCCCCTCCTGTAAGCGAAGAGTCGAAAGCGCCGGTCCCCCTGGACCTGTGGCAGGTCTCCCCCCTCGTACTTGCTGCCGTGACTCTTGCCATGATATCCCCGGTTATGGTCCTTCCAGCTGAGATTATCCTGGGCGGGATAGGTCTTGTTGCCCTGAATTTCCGCCGCGTCGAGGTTAAGACCGTGCTCGATCACGAGCTGAGGAACGGCATATACAGGCATGTCCTTGATAATCCGGGCGTGTGCTTTACGGATATCGAGAAGGGTCTCGATGTCAACAGGGGCACCCTGGATTATCACTTAAAGGTCCTGAGGCGGGAGCACAGGATCGCGGTTTTGACAAAGAACGGGCGGAGTTTCTATTTCGAAAATTCCGGCAGGTATACACGCGAGGAGATGGAGATGCTCGCGATCCTCCGGAACGATACCGAATTCACAATCTGTGAATATCTCCTTGATTCGCCCGGCGCATCAAGGAACGAGATAGTCTCCCTCATAAAAACCACATGTTCGACGGTATCGTGGCACATGAAAAGGCTGACAGATTCCGGGCTTGTCTGTTCGACGAAGGACGGAAGGATTGTCAGCTACCACCTGTCCGGGCCTGCGAAAAGAATTGTCGAGGACATTTCGGGAAGCAGGTGCGTATAG